One window of the Halictus rubicundus isolate RS-2024b chromosome 6, iyHalRubi1_principal, whole genome shotgun sequence genome contains the following:
- the LOC143354836 gene encoding uncharacterized protein LOC143354836, giving the protein MMRRKRGGLKSSRKMAKKSVPATLQTEISNNEDWEKLLKKTGLIVVDVYSEWSGPCTGMVSVLKKIKMEIGGDALSYATAKCDYIADLERFQGKSEPIWMFIHNGRMINLMFGAQCPQLLKMLTTELQRVQNGEEHEFSLEVSERSPEEVKQLKMIEEARIAKEAAKKARKEAEAVARYETEMLHLTTSLKNETCLLLYPWVFKDEEDHRRDKKSSPPYVELVEEILPGNFIVEQEIRKRLNEDILSKLYNESDYILPENHKSLLLDGKCMFIRLRVAEENPDVDIHAQLMSLLFAEPQLPNAETVFTEKCYAGRHRPASATPENETEILPIAWTPPNCRNKAIVFRTIFATYTNKTYPYEDKAANVPIVVFKYDYTRKNELKIVLEEFENELVNFGIFESDKPPEAKIIGRSIDEFEENTRERTGYETFVCVVKKIGCESFLGFAGIGPYHVSENPEKASEESKLYFPDVTGLEETQSDDDEKPEEVPENPEENNQPQT; this is encoded by the exons ATGATGCGCCGGAAAAGG GGTGGCTTAAAGTCCTCGCGGAAAATGGCGAAAAAGTCAGTGCCAGCGACACTGCAAACTGAAATTTCGAATAATGAAGACTGGGAGAAGCTTCTGAAGAAGACTGGTTTAA TAGTGGTGGATGTTTACTCGGAATGGAGTGGACCCTGCACAGGGATGGTGAGCGTCCTGAAGAAAATTAAAATGGAGATCGGCGGAGACGCGTTAAGTTATGCTACG GCAAAATGTGACTACATAGCGGATCTAGAGCGCTTCCAAGGGAAAAGCGAACCAATTTGGATGTTCATCCAC AATGGTCGAATGATAAACCTCATGTTCGGCGCACAGTGTCCGCAATTGTTAAAAATGCTGACGACCGAGTTGCAGAGGGTGCAAAATGGTGAGGAACACGA ATTCTCTTTAGAAGTGTCTGAAAGGAGTCCAGAGGaagtaaaacaattaaaaatgatCGAGGAAGCTAGGATAGCCAAAGAAGCGGCGAAAAAAGCTCGGAAAG AAGCTGAAGCAGTAGCGCGATACGAAACAGAGATGCTTCACTTAACTACTTCGCTAAAAAATGAAACATGTCTCTTGCTCTATCCATGGGTTTTTAAAGACGAAGAGGATCATAGAAGAGACAAAAAGTCTAGTCCACCATACGTGGAATTGGTAGAAGAGATATTACCAGGGAATTTCATAGTTGAGCAGGAAATAAGGAAACGGCTTAACGAGGACATCCTCAGCAAACTTTATAACGAA TCCGATTACATATTGCCAGAAAATCACAAGAGTCTATTGCTAGATGGCAAATGCATGTTTATAAGGTTGAGAGTTGCTGAAGAAAACCCGGATGTTGATATTCATGCACAGTTGATGAGCCTACTGTTCGCAGAACCGCAATTACCGAACGCAGAAACAGTTTTCACGGAAAAATG TTACGCGGGTCGCCATCGACCAGCCTCCGCAACACCTGAGAATGAAACCGAGATTCTTCCAATTGCATGGACACCACCGAATTGTAGAAACAAGGCAATCGTTTTTCGCACGATTTTTGCCACGTACACCAACAAAACATACCCA taCGAAGATAAGGCTGCAAATGTACCCATAGTGGTATTCAAGTACGATTACACGCGGAAAAATGAATTGAAAATAGTTCTAGAAGAGTTCGAGAATGAACTAGTCAATTTTGGTATTTTCGAATCCGATAAACCACCGGAGGCAAAGATAATTGGTAGAAGTATCGACGAATTCGAAGAAAATACAAGGGAAAGAACAGG GTATGAGACATTTGTGTGTGTGGTAAAGAAAATAGGATGCGAGTCCTTTTTAGGGTTTGCTGGTATTGGGCCGTATCATGTGAGTGAGAATCCGGAAAAGGCTTCTGAGGAATCGAAATTGTATTTCCCGGATGTTACTGGTTTGGAAGAAACACAGTCAGACGACGATGAGAAACCGGAAGAGGTGCCGGAGAACCCTGAGGAAAATAATCAGCCACAAACATAA
- the Rpl18 gene encoding ribosomal protein L18: MGIDINHKHDRKVRRTEPKSQDVYLRLLVKLYRFLARRTNAKFNKIILKRLFMSKIHRPPISLARVVRFMKKPGRENSISVIVGTVTDDARIFEVPKLTVCALRITEKARARILKAGGELITFDQLALRAPTGKRTVLMQGPRKAREAVKHFGPAPGVPHSHTKPLVQSKGRKFERARGRRRSCGYKK, translated from the exons ATG GGTATTGATATTAACCACAAACACGACAGGAAGGTTCGGCGTACAGAACCTAAATCGCAAGATGTCTACTTGCGACTTCTCGTCAAG CTTTACCGTTTCCTGGCAAGGCGTACAAACGCCAAATTTAACAAGATCATTCTCAAGAGATTGTTTATGAGCAAGATTCATCGTCCTCCGATTTCTCTTGCACGTGTAGTCAGGTTTATGAAGAAACCTGGCCGTGAAAATTCCATTTCAGTGATCGTTGGCACAGTCACAGACGATGCTAGGATTTTTGAAGTTCCTAAACTTACA GTCTGTGCCTTGCGTATCACTGAGAAAGCCAGAGCTCGTATCTTGAAGGCTGGAGGTGAACTGATCACTTTTGATCAGCTGGCATTGCGTGCACCTACCGGAAAGCGGACAGTTTTAATGCAAGGTCCCAGAAAGGCGCGTGAAGCAGTGAAACACTTTGGACCAGCTCCTGGTGTGCCACATTCGCACACGAAACCGTTGGTGCAGTCTAAGGGAAGGAAGTTTGAGAGAGCAAGAGGCCGCAGGCGAAGCTGTGGTtataagaaataa